From the Burkholderia glumae LMG 2196 = ATCC 33617 genome, one window contains:
- the rfaD gene encoding ADP-glyceromanno-heptose 6-epimerase: MTLIVTGAAGFIGANLVKALNERGETRIIAVDNLTRADKFKNLVDCEIDDYLDKTEFVERFARGDFGKVRAVFHEGACSDTMETDGRYMMDNNFRYSRAVLDTCLANGTQFLYASSAAIYGGSTRFVEDREVEAPLNVYGYSKFLFDQVIRRVLPQAQSQIAGFRYFNVYGPRETHKGRMASVAFHNFNQFRAEGKVKLFGEYNGYGAGQQTRDFVSVEDVVKVNLFFFDHPEKSGIFNLGTGRAQPFNDIATSVVNTLRALDGEPPLTLDEQVRQGLIEYVPFPDALRGKYQCFTQADSSRLRAAGYDAPFLTVQEGVDRYVRWLFGQL; this comes from the coding sequence ATGACTCTCATCGTCACCGGCGCGGCCGGCTTCATCGGCGCGAATCTCGTGAAGGCGCTCAACGAGCGAGGCGAGACCCGCATCATCGCGGTCGACAACCTGACCCGCGCGGACAAGTTCAAGAACCTCGTCGATTGCGAGATCGACGACTATCTCGACAAGACCGAGTTCGTCGAGCGCTTCGCGCGCGGCGATTTCGGCAAGGTGCGTGCCGTGTTCCACGAGGGCGCCTGTTCGGACACGATGGAAACCGACGGCCGCTACATGATGGACAACAACTTCCGCTACAGCCGCGCGGTGCTCGACACCTGTCTCGCGAACGGCACGCAGTTCCTCTACGCCTCGTCGGCGGCGATCTACGGCGGCTCGACGCGCTTTGTCGAGGATCGCGAGGTGGAAGCGCCGCTCAACGTCTACGGTTATTCGAAGTTCCTGTTCGACCAGGTGATCCGCCGCGTGCTGCCGCAGGCGCAAAGCCAGATCGCGGGCTTTCGCTACTTCAACGTCTACGGCCCGCGCGAGACGCACAAGGGCCGTATGGCGTCGGTGGCGTTCCACAACTTCAACCAGTTCCGCGCCGAGGGCAAGGTCAAGCTGTTCGGCGAGTACAACGGCTATGGCGCCGGCCAGCAGACGCGCGACTTCGTGTCGGTCGAGGATGTGGTGAAGGTCAACCTGTTCTTCTTCGACCATCCCGAAAAATCCGGCATCTTCAACCTCGGCACCGGCCGCGCCCAGCCCTTCAACGACATCGCGACCTCGGTCGTCAACACGCTGCGCGCGCTCGACGGCGAGCCGCCGCTCACGCTCGACGAGCAGGTCCGGCAGGGGCTCATCGAGTACGTGCCGTTTCCCGACGCGCTGCGCGGCAAATATCAGTGCTTTACACAGGCCGACTCGTCCAGGCTGCGCGCGGCCGGCTACGACGCGCCGTTCCTGACCGTTCAGGAGGGGGTCGATCGCTACGTGCGTTGGCTGTTCGGCCAGCTGTGA
- a CDS encoding ComEA family DNA-binding protein, which translates to MLKKILLVAMWFAGLAQAWAAVDVNQANSDALRGIKGIGVAKAQAIVDERNAHGPYKDAADLARRVKGIGPKSVGRLVSEGLTVGPAKAAASPAARGAAARNKAARK; encoded by the coding sequence ATGCTGAAGAAGATTCTGTTGGTGGCGATGTGGTTCGCGGGGCTTGCGCAGGCGTGGGCCGCCGTCGACGTCAATCAGGCGAACAGCGACGCGCTGCGTGGCATCAAGGGCATCGGCGTCGCGAAAGCGCAGGCGATCGTCGACGAGCGCAACGCGCACGGGCCGTACAAGGATGCCGCGGACCTGGCGCGGCGCGTCAAGGGCATCGGCCCGAAATCGGTCGGTCGGCTGGTGTCCGAGGGTCTCACGGTCGGTCCTGCCAAGGCTGCGGCGTCGCCCGCCGCGCGCGGCGCTGCCGCGCGGAACAAGGCCGCGCGCAAGTGA
- the cysM gene encoding cysteine synthase CysM — translation MAYKTIEDTIGNTPLVQLVRIPDDEIRARNNVILAKLEGNNPAGSVKDRPALSMIRKAEERGRIKPGDTLIEATSGNTGIALAMAAAIRGYRMVLIMPEDLSVERRQSMAAYGAEIVLTPTKGGMELARDLADQMQREGKGVILDQFANPDNPLAHYETTGPEIWRETEGRITHFVSAMGTTGTIMGTTQFLKEQRQSIEIVGAQPEEGSRIPGIRKWPEAYLPKIFDRSRIDRVENVSQAASEAMARKLAATEGLFCGISTGGACEVAMRIARQVENATIVFIACDRGDRYLSTGVFPA, via the coding sequence ATGGCTTACAAGACTATCGAAGACACGATCGGCAACACGCCGCTCGTGCAACTCGTGCGGATCCCCGACGACGAGATCCGGGCCCGCAACAACGTGATCCTCGCGAAGCTCGAAGGCAACAATCCCGCCGGCTCGGTCAAGGACCGCCCGGCGCTGTCGATGATCCGCAAGGCCGAGGAACGCGGGCGCATCAAGCCCGGCGACACGCTGATCGAGGCGACGAGCGGCAACACCGGCATCGCGCTGGCGATGGCGGCCGCGATCCGCGGCTACCGGATGGTGCTGATCATGCCCGAGGACCTGTCGGTCGAGCGCCGCCAGAGCATGGCCGCCTACGGCGCGGAAATCGTGCTGACGCCGACCAAGGGCGGCATGGAACTCGCGCGCGATCTCGCCGACCAGATGCAGCGCGAAGGCAAGGGCGTGATCCTCGACCAGTTCGCGAATCCGGACAATCCGCTCGCGCACTACGAGACGACCGGCCCGGAAATCTGGCGTGAAACCGAAGGCCGCATCACGCATTTCGTCTCGGCGATGGGGACCACGGGCACCATCATGGGCACCACGCAGTTCCTGAAGGAGCAGCGCCAGAGCATCGAGATCGTCGGTGCGCAGCCGGAGGAAGGCTCGCGCATTCCCGGCATCCGCAAGTGGCCCGAGGCCTACCTGCCGAAGATCTTCGATCGCAGCCGCATCGACCGCGTCGAGAACGTCAGCCAGGCCGCCTCCGAGGCGATGGCGCGCAAGCTCGCCGCGACCGAGGGCCTGTTCTGCGGCATCTCGACGGGCGGCGCCTGCGAGGTGGCGATGCGCATCGCGCGGCAGGTCGAGAACGCGACGATCGTGTTCATCGCCTGCGACCGCGGCGACCGCTATCTGTCGACGGGCGTGTTCCCCGCCTGA
- the mltB gene encoding lytic murein transglycosylase B, producing the protein MTFRSSAVFHPLRFRSRLPLASLSLAAVVATLAACAQTPTEPQAAAPATPTAPVAPAAVPDAPASASAPAPASAPAAAPAAATAPQLVPAAGLSASEEQIVPQQYANNPKIDAFIDEVAARDGFDPAKLHALFASANYSATAVRLVRPARSPSVKNWRAYQARFLDAIRINAGVKFWRANQATLQRASAEFGVPPEVIVGIIGVETIYGRYMGNFPTLDALTTLAFDYPDTPNRDDRQATFRKNLEDFLVWTRDSQLDPTSVLGSYTGAIGIPQFLPSSIRSYAVDYEGNGHIDLRASTADAIGSVANYLKQHGWEPGRPVVWQIAPDAGSQGVAQAAADGKPEPHLKLSQLTQAGLVLDEPSVDPAAEAGTLVTVVDLPSPGRATEYKLGLKNFYVLTRYNRSFFYALAVYQLGERVKQKMLATQ; encoded by the coding sequence ATGACTTTCCGATCGTCCGCCGTCTTCCATCCGCTTCGTTTCCGCTCACGTTTGCCGCTCGCGTCGCTCTCGCTCGCGGCCGTGGTCGCGACGCTGGCCGCATGCGCGCAGACGCCGACCGAGCCGCAGGCCGCAGCGCCGGCAACGCCCACTGCGCCGGTCGCGCCCGCTGCCGTGCCTGACGCCCCTGCCTCCGCTTCCGCGCCGGCCCCTGCCTCCGCCCCCGCCGCCGCGCCGGCCGCGGCCACCGCGCCCCAACTGGTGCCGGCCGCCGGGCTCTCGGCCTCCGAAGAGCAGATCGTGCCGCAGCAATACGCGAACAATCCGAAGATCGACGCGTTCATCGACGAAGTGGCCGCGCGCGACGGCTTCGATCCGGCGAAGCTGCATGCCTTGTTCGCGAGTGCGAACTATTCGGCGACGGCAGTGCGGCTGGTGCGCCCCGCCCGGTCGCCGTCGGTCAAGAACTGGCGCGCCTATCAGGCGCGCTTTCTCGATGCGATCCGCATCAACGCGGGCGTGAAGTTCTGGCGCGCGAACCAGGCGACGCTGCAGCGCGCGTCGGCCGAGTTCGGCGTGCCGCCCGAGGTGATCGTCGGCATCATCGGCGTCGAGACGATCTACGGCCGCTACATGGGCAACTTCCCGACGCTCGACGCGCTGACGACGCTCGCGTTCGACTATCCCGACACGCCGAACCGCGACGACCGGCAGGCCACCTTCCGCAAGAACCTCGAGGATTTCCTGGTCTGGACGCGCGACAGCCAGCTCGATCCGACCAGCGTGCTCGGTTCGTACACCGGTGCGATCGGCATTCCGCAGTTCCTGCCGAGCAGCATTCGCAGCTACGCGGTCGACTACGAGGGCAACGGCCACATCGACCTGCGCGCGAGCACCGCCGACGCGATCGGCAGCGTCGCGAACTATCTGAAGCAGCACGGCTGGGAGCCGGGCCGCCCGGTGGTATGGCAGATCGCGCCGGACGCGGGCAGCCAGGGTGTCGCGCAGGCCGCGGCCGACGGCAAGCCCGAGCCGCACCTCAAGCTGTCGCAGCTCACCCAGGCCGGCCTGGTGCTCGACGAGCCGTCGGTGGACCCGGCCGCCGAGGCCGGCACGCTGGTCACGGTCGTCGATCTGCCTAGCCCGGGGCGCGCGACCGAGTACAAGCTCGGCCTGAAGAACTTCTATGTGCTGACACGCTACAACCGCAGCTTCTTCTACGCGCTGGCCGTCTATCAGCTCGGCGAGCGCGTGAAGCAAAAGATGCTCGCCACGCAGTGA
- a CDS encoding histone deacetylase family protein — protein MATALYTHPDCLLHEMGEWHPECPSRLSAIQDQLIASRIDDLLEHESAPFASEAALARVHTRAHIDYLKSNIPAEGYFELDPDTRMNPHTWRAALRAAGAAIAATDAVIEGRYDNAFCSVRPPGHHAEPARAMGFCFFNNVAVAARHALDVHGLERVAVIDFDVHHGNGTEAAFSNDPRVLMCSFFQHPLFPFSGTDHPAPNMLNVPVPARTQGMAVREIVDLLWLPRLEAFRPQMLFVSAGFDAHREDELGRMGLVEADYEWLTGQICQVARRHARGRIVSCLEGGYHLSALGRSVVAHLRVLAGV, from the coding sequence ATGGCAACCGCTCTTTACACGCATCCCGACTGTCTGCTGCACGAGATGGGCGAGTGGCACCCCGAATGCCCGTCACGGCTCTCGGCAATCCAGGACCAGTTGATCGCGAGCCGGATCGACGATCTGCTCGAGCACGAGAGCGCGCCGTTCGCGAGCGAAGCCGCGCTCGCGCGTGTCCATACGCGCGCGCACATCGACTATCTGAAGTCGAACATACCGGCCGAGGGCTACTTCGAGCTCGATCCCGACACGCGCATGAATCCGCATACCTGGCGCGCGGCCCTGCGTGCGGCGGGGGCGGCCATCGCGGCGACCGACGCGGTGATCGAAGGGCGCTACGACAACGCGTTCTGCAGCGTGCGTCCGCCCGGCCATCATGCCGAGCCCGCGCGCGCGATGGGCTTCTGCTTCTTTAACAACGTCGCGGTCGCCGCGCGTCATGCGCTCGACGTCCATGGGCTCGAGCGCGTCGCCGTGATCGACTTCGACGTGCATCACGGCAACGGCACCGAGGCGGCGTTCTCGAACGATCCGCGCGTGCTGATGTGCAGTTTCTTCCAGCACCCGCTGTTTCCGTTCTCGGGCACCGATCATCCGGCGCCGAACATGCTCAACGTGCCGGTGCCGGCGCGTACCCAGGGCATGGCGGTGCGCGAGATCGTCGATCTGCTCTGGCTGCCCAGGCTCGAGGCGTTCCGGCCGCAGATGCTGTTCGTGTCGGCCGGGTTCGATGCGCACCGCGAGGACGAACTCGGCCGCATGGGGCTCGTCGAGGCCGACTACGAATGGCTGACCGGGCAGATCTGCCAGGTCGCGCGCCGCCATGCGCGGGGCCGCATCGTCAGTTGCCTCGAGGGCGGCTACCACCTGTCCGCGCTCGGCCGCAGCGTGGTGGCGCATCTGCGCGTGCTGGCGGGCGTTTGA
- a CDS encoding alpha/beta hydrolase — protein MRSADGVELAACRWPVATPPRATIALLHGLAEHAGRYDALAARLAAAGIELVAVDLRGHGRSPGSRAWVERFDRYLDDADALIGFAARDGVPLFLMGHSMGGAIAALHAIERAPRVAGLLLSSPALAPGRDVPRWMLAASHVMSRVWPRFPALKIDAALLSRDPAVVAANRADPLVHHGAVPARTGAELLAAMARIAHGRAALTLPTLVWHGTADQLTEPDGSREFAAQAGPADLTLTLYDGNYHETLNDLERERVTGALIDWIRART, from the coding sequence GTGCGCAGCGCCGACGGCGTCGAGCTGGCCGCGTGCCGCTGGCCCGTCGCTACCCCGCCGCGCGCGACCATCGCGCTGCTGCACGGACTCGCCGAGCACGCGGGGCGCTACGACGCGCTGGCAGCCCGGCTCGCGGCCGCCGGCATCGAGCTGGTCGCCGTCGATCTGCGCGGCCACGGCCGCTCGCCGGGCTCGCGAGCCTGGGTCGAGCGCTTCGACCGCTATCTCGACGATGCCGACGCGCTGATCGGGTTCGCCGCGCGCGACGGCGTGCCGTTGTTTCTGATGGGGCACAGCATGGGCGGCGCGATCGCGGCGCTGCATGCGATCGAGCGCGCGCCGCGCGTGGCCGGGTTGCTGCTGTCGAGCCCGGCGCTCGCGCCCGGCCGCGACGTGCCGCGCTGGATGCTCGCGGCAAGCCATGTGATGAGCCGCGTCTGGCCGCGCTTCCCGGCGCTGAAGATCGATGCGGCCTTGCTCTCGCGCGATCCGGCTGTGGTGGCCGCGAACCGCGCGGACCCGCTGGTCCATCACGGTGCGGTGCCGGCGCGCACCGGCGCCGAATTGCTGGCCGCGATGGCACGCATCGCCCACGGCCGCGCGGCGCTGACGCTGCCCACGCTGGTCTGGCACGGCACCGCGGACCAGCTGACCGAGCCCGACGGCAGCCGCGAGTTCGCCGCGCAGGCGGGGCCGGCCGACCTGACGCTCACGCTCTACGACGGCAATTATCACGAGACGCTCAACGATCTCGAACGCGAGCGTGTGACCGGCGCGCTGATCGACTGGATTCGCGCCCGCACCTGA
- a CDS encoding methionine ABC transporter ATP-binding protein, whose amino-acid sequence MIEIRKLSQRFPGPRGWIEALHDVNLTIPRGEVFGIIGRSGAGKSTLIRAVNLLTRPSEGKVVVDGRDLTLLSAAELRAARRDIGMIFQHFNLLSSRTVYENVALPLELAGVKRAGIDAAVLPLLELVGLAAQKDRYPAQISGGQKQRVGIARALASKPKVLLSDEATSALDPETTRAILELLRRINRELGLTIVLITHQMEVIKQVCDRVAVLDAGRVVETGPVIDVFLQPRHEVTRALLGDVIAQELPPALKARVADKLKSGRSHLLRLAFTGSGVDQPILSETIRRYELDFNILHGQIDEIQGQAFGSLAVLAGGEPGKVGQALAYLREQGVVVEELSHVE is encoded by the coding sequence ATGATCGAAATTCGCAAGCTGTCGCAGCGTTTCCCTGGCCCGCGTGGCTGGATCGAGGCACTGCATGACGTCAACCTGACGATTCCGCGCGGCGAGGTGTTCGGCATCATCGGCCGCAGCGGCGCGGGCAAGAGCACGCTGATCCGCGCCGTCAACCTGCTGACGCGCCCGAGCGAGGGCAAGGTGGTGGTGGACGGCCGCGACCTGACGCTGCTGTCGGCCGCCGAGCTGCGCGCCGCGCGCCGCGACATCGGCATGATCTTCCAGCACTTCAACCTGCTGTCGTCGCGCACCGTCTACGAAAACGTCGCACTGCCGCTGGAACTGGCCGGCGTCAAGCGCGCCGGGATCGACGCGGCGGTGCTGCCGCTGCTCGAGCTGGTCGGCCTCGCCGCGCAGAAAGACCGCTATCCCGCGCAGATCAGCGGCGGCCAGAAGCAGCGCGTGGGCATCGCACGTGCGCTCGCGAGCAAGCCGAAGGTGCTGCTGTCGGACGAGGCCACCTCGGCGCTCGATCCCGAGACCACGCGCGCGATCCTGGAGCTGCTGCGCCGGATCAATCGCGAGCTCGGGCTCACGATCGTGCTGATCACGCATCAGATGGAAGTGATCAAGCAGGTCTGCGACCGCGTGGCCGTGCTCGACGCGGGCCGCGTGGTGGAAACCGGCCCGGTCATCGACGTGTTCCTGCAGCCGCGCCACGAGGTGACGCGCGCGCTGCTCGGCGACGTGATCGCGCAGGAACTGCCGCCGGCGCTGAAGGCGCGCGTGGCCGACAAGCTCAAGAGCGGGCGCAGCCACCTGCTGCGCCTGGCGTTCACCGGCAGCGGCGTCGATCAGCCGATCCTCTCGGAGACGATCCGCCGCTACGAACTCGATTTCAACATCCTGCACGGCCAGATCGACGAGATCCAGGGGCAGGCGTTCGGCTCGCTCGCGGTGCTCGCGGGCGGCGAACCCGGCAAGGTCGGGCAGGCGCTCGCGTATCTGCGCGAGCAGGGCGTGGTGGTCGAGGAGTTGTCGCATGTTGAGTGA
- a CDS encoding methionine ABC transporter permease: protein MLSEMLDMFVQSFWETLIMVGISGVVGALVGLPLGVLLYLTDRQGVLQNLAVNRALGGLVNAVRSTPFIILLVAVIPFTRLVVGSSIGTAAAVVPLTIASAPFIARLVETALREVDRGLIEAALAMGATTRQIVFKVLLPEAWPGIVAGLTITFVSLVGYSAMAGAIGGGGLGDLGIRYGYQRYEPEVMWTVVVILIVFVQIVQSFGDWLVRRLSHR, encoded by the coding sequence ATGTTGAGTGAAATGCTGGATATGTTCGTGCAGTCGTTCTGGGAAACGCTGATCATGGTCGGCATCTCGGGCGTGGTCGGCGCGCTGGTCGGGCTGCCGCTCGGCGTGCTGCTCTATCTGACCGACCGCCAGGGCGTGCTGCAGAACCTCGCCGTCAATCGCGCGCTGGGCGGCCTCGTCAATGCCGTGCGCTCGACGCCGTTCATCATCCTGCTGGTGGCGGTGATCCCGTTCACGCGGCTGGTGGTCGGCTCGTCGATCGGCACCGCGGCGGCGGTGGTGCCGCTCACGATCGCCTCGGCGCCGTTCATCGCGCGGCTGGTCGAGACCGCGCTGCGCGAGGTCGATCGCGGCTTGATCGAGGCGGCGCTCGCGATGGGCGCGACCACGCGCCAGATCGTGTTCAAGGTGCTGTTGCCCGAGGCATGGCCCGGCATCGTCGCCGGCCTGACCATCACCTTCGTGTCGCTGGTCGGCTATTCGGCGATGGCCGGCGCGATCGGCGGCGGCGGGCTCGGCGATCTCGGCATCCGCTATGGCTACCAGCGCTACGAGCCGGAAGTGATGTGGACGGTGGTGGTGATCCTGATCGTGTTCGTGCAGATCGTGCAGTCGTTCGGCGACTGGCTGGTGCGGCGGCTCAGTCACCGCTGA
- a CDS encoding MetQ/NlpA family ABC transporter substrate-binding protein — translation MQRRTVFASLVLAGWLAGFGAARAAAETIRVGVTAGPHAQVMEVVKRVAAGQGLEIRIVEFSDYVQPDAALASGELDANSYQHAPYLAAQVRDRGYRIVAVANTVTFPMGVYSKRVTSLAALPKGARIAIPNDPTNGGRALLLLQKQGVIRLRAGAGPSATRFDVVGNPLGVKLVELDAAQIPRSLADVDAAAINTNFAMEAGLQPKRDAIAIEDANGPYVNVLAVRAADRDKPWVAKLVAAYHSSQVKQYLEAKFGGAVIASW, via the coding sequence ATGCAGCGACGTACCGTGTTCGCCAGCCTCGTGCTGGCCGGATGGCTTGCCGGGTTCGGCGCCGCGCGGGCGGCGGCCGAGACGATCCGCGTCGGCGTGACGGCGGGCCCGCATGCGCAGGTGATGGAAGTCGTGAAGCGCGTGGCGGCCGGACAGGGCCTCGAGATCCGCATCGTCGAGTTCTCCGACTATGTGCAGCCGGACGCGGCGCTCGCGAGCGGCGAGCTCGACGCGAACAGCTACCAGCATGCGCCGTATCTGGCCGCGCAGGTCCGCGACCGCGGCTACCGGATCGTCGCCGTGGCGAACACGGTCACGTTCCCAATGGGTGTCTATTCGAAGCGCGTGACCTCGCTCGCTGCCCTGCCCAAGGGCGCGCGCATCGCGATCCCGAACGATCCGACCAACGGCGGCCGGGCCCTGCTGCTGTTGCAGAAGCAGGGCGTGATCCGCCTGCGCGCCGGCGCCGGACCGAGTGCCACGCGCTTCGACGTGGTCGGCAATCCGTTGGGCGTGAAGCTGGTCGAACTCGATGCCGCCCAGATCCCGCGTTCGCTCGCGGACGTCGACGCGGCCGCGATCAACACCAACTTCGCGATGGAGGCGGGCCTGCAGCCGAAGCGGGACGCGATCGCGATCGAGGACGCGAACGGCCCCTACGTGAACGTGCTGGCGGTGCGCGCCGCGGATCGCGACAAGCCGTGGGTCGCAAAGCTGGTGGCGGCCTACCATTCCTCGCAGGTCAAGCAGTATCTCGAAGCCAAATTCGGCGGCGCGGTGATAGCGTCTTGGTGA
- a CDS encoding electron transfer flavoprotein subunit beta/FixA family protein, with the protein MKILVPVKRVVDYNVKVRVKSDGTGVDIANVKMSMNPFDEIAVEEAVRLKEAGTATEVVAVSIGVAQAQETLRTALAIGADRAILVEAGDGVEPLAVAKILKALVDKEQPQLVILGKQAIDDDSNQTGQMLAALAGLPQATFASKVTIADGKATVAREVDGGAETLALTLPAVVTTDLRLNEPRYVTLPNIMKAKKKPLENVKPEDLGVDVAPRLKTLKVAEPPKRAAGVKVADVKTLVEKLKTEAKVL; encoded by the coding sequence ATGAAAATCCTGGTGCCGGTAAAAAGAGTGGTCGACTACAACGTGAAGGTGCGTGTGAAGTCGGACGGAACGGGCGTCGATATCGCGAACGTGAAGATGTCGATGAATCCGTTCGACGAGATCGCCGTGGAAGAGGCGGTGCGCCTGAAGGAAGCGGGCACCGCGACGGAAGTGGTGGCCGTCTCGATCGGCGTGGCGCAGGCGCAGGAAACGCTGCGCACGGCGCTGGCGATCGGCGCCGACCGTGCGATCCTGGTGGAAGCCGGTGACGGCGTCGAGCCGCTGGCGGTCGCGAAGATCCTCAAGGCGCTGGTCGACAAGGAACAGCCCCAGCTGGTGATCCTGGGCAAGCAGGCGATCGACGACGATTCCAACCAGACGGGCCAGATGCTGGCCGCGCTGGCTGGCCTGCCGCAGGCGACGTTCGCCTCGAAGGTCACGATCGCCGACGGCAAGGCCACCGTCGCACGCGAAGTGGACGGCGGCGCGGAAACGCTGGCGCTGACGCTGCCGGCGGTGGTGACCACCGACCTGCGCCTGAACGAGCCGCGCTACGTGACGCTGCCGAACATCATGAAGGCGAAGAAGAAACCCCTCGAGAACGTCAAGCCGGAAGACCTCGGCGTCGATGTCGCGCCGCGCCTGAAGACGCTGAAGGTGGCCGAGCCGCCCAAGCGTGCCGCGGGTGTGAAGGTGGCCGACGTGAAGACGCTGGTCGAGAAGCTGAAGACCGAAGCGAAAGTGCTGTAA
- a CDS encoding electron transfer flavoprotein subunit alpha/FixB family protein, whose amino-acid sequence MTILIIAEHDNASIKAATLNTVAAAQKIGGDIHVLVAGHEAQGAADAAAKIAGVAKVLLADAPQLAAGLAENVEATVLNIAKDYTHILAPATAYGKNVAPRIAAKLDVAQISDITAVDSADTFERPIYAGNAIATVQSSDPIKVITVRATGFDPVAAEGGSAAVEKIEAAADSGKSQFVSREVTKLDRPELTSAAIIVSGGRGLGSGENYTKVLEPLADKLQAALGASRAAVDAGYVPNDFQVGQTGKIVAPQLYVAVGISGAIQHLAGMKDSKVIVAINKDEEAPIFSVADYGIVGDLFTVVPELVAALG is encoded by the coding sequence ATGACGATCCTGATCATTGCCGAACACGACAACGCCTCGATCAAGGCGGCGACGCTGAACACCGTGGCCGCCGCGCAGAAGATCGGCGGCGACATCCATGTGCTGGTGGCAGGGCACGAGGCGCAGGGCGCGGCCGACGCGGCGGCGAAGATCGCCGGCGTGGCGAAGGTGCTGCTGGCCGATGCGCCGCAACTGGCCGCCGGTCTTGCGGAAAACGTCGAGGCCACCGTGCTGAACATCGCCAAGGACTATACGCACATCCTCGCGCCGGCCACCGCCTACGGCAAGAACGTCGCGCCGCGCATCGCCGCCAAGCTCGACGTCGCGCAGATCTCCGACATCACGGCGGTCGACAGCGCCGATACGTTCGAGCGCCCGATCTACGCCGGCAACGCGATCGCGACCGTGCAGTCGAGCGATCCGATCAAGGTGATCACGGTGCGCGCGACCGGCTTCGATCCGGTGGCGGCCGAAGGCGGCAGCGCGGCGGTCGAGAAGATCGAGGCGGCCGCCGACAGCGGCAAGTCGCAGTTCGTGAGCCGCGAGGTCACGAAGCTCGACCGCCCGGAATTGACGAGCGCGGCCATCATCGTGTCGGGCGGCCGCGGCCTCGGCAGCGGCGAGAACTACACGAAGGTGCTGGAGCCGCTCGCCGACAAGCTGCAGGCCGCGCTGGGCGCCTCGCGCGCGGCGGTGGACGCCGGCTACGTGCCGAACGACTTCCAGGTCGGCCAGACCGGCAAGATCGTGGCGCCGCAGCTCTACGTCGCGGTCGGCATCTCGGGTGCGATCCAGCATCTGGCCGGCATGAAGGACTCGAAAGTGATCGTCGCCATCAACAAGGACGAGGAGGCGCCGATCTTCAGCGTGGCCGACTACGGCATCGTCGGCGACCTGTTCACGGTCGTGCCGGAACTGGTGGCGGCGCTCGGCTGA